The Bordetella sp. FB-8 genome includes a window with the following:
- a CDS encoding IS4 family transposase translates to MSWAAKEFKDIDLGDQRLNKRAVRLAERLAEKPTASIPGACGGWAETAAAYRFLAQEELAWSDILAPHWQCARERMRTEPVVLCIQDTTELDFNGQAINGLGPLSYEAQRGMYLHPTYAVTPAREPLGVLDAYMWARTPKDADGERSDIKESTRWIEGYERVAEQADALPQTRLVYVADRESDIMALMVKARELGHPADWLIRAQHNRSLPDGGKLWDEVVRSEPLGEIRFHLPSRAGQAARDVRQQLRAQSVALPDGQGGVLAATCVIAHEVGAPAGVEPVQWRLLSNRVVHGLEAAVELIDWYRARWEIEMFFHVLKNGCRVEALQLATVERLERALALFMVVAWRIARLMRLGRTCPELEAELLFERDEWRAAYILHKKKPPKTPPCLNEVIRLVAMLGGFLGRKGDGEPGVKTLWQGLQRVIDFASGLKYARELQDE, encoded by the coding sequence ATGAGCTGGGCGGCGAAAGAATTCAAGGATATTGACCTGGGTGATCAGCGCTTGAACAAACGGGCGGTGCGGCTGGCGGAGCGATTGGCGGAGAAGCCTACGGCGAGCATTCCCGGTGCGTGCGGCGGTTGGGCGGAAACGGCGGCGGCCTACCGCTTTCTAGCGCAAGAGGAGTTAGCGTGGAGCGATATCCTTGCGCCGCATTGGCAATGCGCGCGTGAGCGGATGCGCACTGAGCCGGTCGTGTTGTGTATCCAGGACACGACGGAATTGGATTTTAACGGACAAGCGATAAATGGTTTGGGGCCGCTATCGTACGAAGCGCAACGCGGCATGTACCTGCATCCGACCTATGCGGTCACGCCGGCCCGCGAGCCGCTGGGCGTCCTTGATGCATACATGTGGGCACGCACACCCAAAGACGCGGACGGCGAGCGCAGTGACATCAAGGAAAGTACGCGCTGGATTGAAGGCTATGAACGCGTGGCCGAACAGGCGGACGCGCTGCCGCAAACGCGTTTGGTCTACGTGGCTGATCGCGAATCAGACATCATGGCGTTGATGGTCAAGGCTCGGGAACTGGGCCATCCGGCGGACTGGTTGATTCGCGCACAACATAACCGCAGTCTGCCCGATGGCGGCAAATTGTGGGACGAGGTGGTGCGGAGCGAGCCGCTCGGTGAGATTCGCTTCCACTTGCCATCGCGAGCCGGACAGGCAGCACGCGATGTGCGGCAACAGCTGCGGGCGCAATCGGTGGCGTTGCCGGATGGTCAAGGTGGCGTTCTCGCTGCGACCTGTGTCATTGCTCATGAAGTCGGCGCACCCGCCGGCGTTGAACCGGTGCAATGGCGGCTGCTGAGTAATCGGGTGGTCCACGGCCTGGAGGCGGCGGTCGAACTGATTGACTGGTATCGCGCACGCTGGGAAATCGAGATGTTCTTCCACGTGCTGAAGAACGGCTGCCGCGTGGAAGCCTTGCAACTGGCCACGGTCGAGCGGCTGGAGCGGGCGTTGGCGTTGTTTATGGTGGTGGCGTGGCGCATCGCCCGGCTGATGCGACTGGGTCGCACCTGTCCCGAGCTGGAGGCCGAACTTCTGTTTGAGCGCGACGAATGGCGGGCGGCGTACATCCTTCACAAGAAGAAGCCACCGAAGACACCACCTTGTCTCAACGAGGTGATTCGACTCGTCGCCATGCTCGGCGGCTTCCTTGGCCGCAA
- a CDS encoding IS3 family transposase (programmed frameshift) yields the protein MKEGRLPKRQYTEQFKAEAVRLAASVGGHEAARRLGVPVATLGNWSRRSVASASTGVGAVAGEAPTRRPISELEAENSRLRRELAEAKLDVEILRKGDGVLRQSVAMKYAWIDKHRDQYPVSRLCRVLGVSRSGYCQWRVRPPSKRALANQALDAKVAALHQASRRSYGRPRIVQRLRQQGQIVGAERVRKSLRRQGLRPVYRRPFVVTTDSAHRLPVAPNLLDRRFDGWQPDQAWVADITYVPTGEGWLYLAAVMDLAGRRIVGWSMSEAIDAGLVCAALQSAWWQRKPEKGLLVHTDRGSQYASGRYRALAAGLGITMSMSRRANAWDNAPMESFFKTLKVERVYQVRYETRAQARLDIVDWIEGWYNRQRLHSANGFLAPVAWENARSAA from the exons ATGAAAGAAGGCAGGCTGCCCAAGAGGCAGTACACAGAGCAATTCAAGGCAGAGGCTGTCAGGCTCGCGGCCTCGGTGGGCGGGCACGAAGCGGCACGGCGCCTTGGCGTGCCGGTGGCCACGCTGGGAAACTGGTCAAGGCGGAGCGTTGCCTCGGCCAGCACCGGCGTAGGGGCAGTCGCGGGGGAGGCGCCTACCCGTCGCCCCATCAGTGAGTTGGAGGCGGAGAACAGCCGCCTGCGCCGGGAATTGGCCGAAGCGAAGCTGGATGTAGAAATCCTGCGAAAAG GCGACGGCGTACTTCGCCAAAGTGTCGCGATGAAGTACGCCTGGATCGACAAACATCGCGACCAGTACCCTGTTAGCCGGTTGTGCCGCGTGCTGGGTGTCTCGCGCAGCGGCTACTGCCAATGGCGCGTGCGCCCGCCCAGCAAGAGGGCGTTGGCCAATCAGGCCCTGGATGCCAAGGTGGCCGCTCTCCACCAGGCCAGCCGCCGCAGCTACGGACGTCCTCGAATCGTGCAAAGACTGCGCCAGCAGGGCCAGATCGTCGGTGCCGAGCGGGTTCGCAAAAGCCTGCGGCGCCAAGGGCTGCGGCCGGTGTACAGAAGGCCGTTCGTGGTGACTACCGACTCGGCCCACCGCCTGCCGGTGGCGCCGAACCTGCTGGATCGACGTTTCGATGGCTGGCAGCCCGACCAAGCCTGGGTGGCCGACATCACGTATGTGCCCACCGGCGAGGGCTGGCTGTATCTTGCGGCAGTGATGGACTTGGCAGGCCGGCGGATCGTGGGGTGGTCGATGTCCGAGGCCATCGATGCGGGCTTGGTATGCGCCGCGCTGCAATCGGCCTGGTGGCAACGCAAGCCCGAAAAGGGTCTGCTCGTACATACCGATCGCGGATCGCAGTATGCCAGCGGGCGCTACCGAGCGTTGGCGGCCGGCCTGGGCATCACGATGTCTATGAGCCGCAGGGCCAATGCTTGGGACAACGCACCGATGGAGAGTTTCTTCAAGACGCTGAAGGTCGAACGTGTCTACCAGGTACGCTACGAAACGCGGGCGCAGGCGCGGCTAGACATCGTCGACTGGATCGAGGGCTGGTACAACCGCCAGCGCCTGCACTCGGCCAACGGCTTCCTCGCCCCTGTCGCATGGGAGAATGCCCGTTCGGCTGCATGA
- a CDS encoding IS3 family transposase translates to MFIADPADLGQAPGDRQWQARRADKQRTRRAQAVAAREQRAAPSQRYLAHGQRFFRAGGARPQVQAVNAYIDRHRDAYGVEPICKVLQVAPSAYRRHAARQRDPSLRSARAQRDDHLKPQVHRVWQENLRVYGADKVWRQLNREGIVVARCTVERLMHAQCLQGVRRGKRVRTTVPDETAVRPLDRVNRQFWADRPNQLWVSDFTYVSTWQGWLYVAFVIDVYARRIVGWRVSTSMTTDFVLDALEQALYD, encoded by the coding sequence CTGTTCATCGCAGACCCTGCTGACCTGGGTCAAGCGCCAGGAGATCGACAATGGCAAGCGCGAAGGGCTGACAAGCAGCGAACGCGACGAGCTCAAGCGGTTGCAGCGCGAGAACAAAGAGCTGCGCCGAGCCAACGATATCTTGCGCACGGCCAGCGCTTTTTTCGCGCAGGCGGAGCTCGACCGCAAGTTCAAGCTGTAAACGCCTATATCGACCGGCACCGCGATGCTTACGGGGTCGAGCCGATCTGCAAGGTTTTGCAGGTTGCCCCGTCCGCTTACCGGCGCCATGCTGCCCGCCAGCGCGATCCGTCGCTGCGCAGCGCCCGCGCCCAACGCGATGACCATCTCAAGCCCCAGGTCCATCGGGTTTGGCAGGAAAACCTGCGGGTGTACGGCGCGGACAAGGTCTGGCGGCAGCTGAACCGCGAAGGTATTGTGGTGGCCCGCTGCACGGTCGAACGTCTGATGCATGCCCAGTGTCTGCAAGGCGTACGGCGCGGCAAGCGGGTGCGCACCACGGTGCCCGATGAAACAGCCGTGCGCCCGCTCGATCGGGTGAACCGTCAGTTCTGGGCCGATCGACCCAATCAGCTCTGGGTCTCGGACTTCACCTATGTCTCGACCTGGCAAGGCTGGCTGTACGTGGCCTTCGTCATCGATGTCTACGCCCGGCGCATCGTCGGCTGGCGCGTGAGCACTTCCATGACAACCGACTTCGTGCTTGATGCCTTGGAGCAAGCCCTCTATGACTGA
- a CDS encoding DUF3077 domain-containing protein, translating into MANHHSRTSAQSFFPLGSKGDHLFSVRAGASVEDVLNQVHCILLSALEVALETARAADTSKAWATVYLLEMAQAEPPRVLRRL; encoded by the coding sequence ATGGCTAACCATCACTCGCGCACGTCTGCGCAATCTTTCTTTCCTCTCGGATCAAAAGGTGACCATCTTTTCAGCGTCAGGGCTGGCGCGTCGGTAGAAGACGTCTTGAATCAGGTCCATTGCATTTTGCTTTCGGCCTTGGAGGTTGCGCTGGAGACTGCTCGCGCTGCCGATACCTCGAAAGCCTGGGCCACGGTCTATCTGCTCGAGATGGCGCAGGCTGAACCGCCCCGGGTTTTGCGGAGGCTCTAA
- a CDS encoding type II toxin-antitoxin system RelE/ParE family toxin, protein MKPLRFIGSAQDDLRNFPAEARRHAGFELDAIQRGLMPSDFKPLVTVGPGAYEVRIHVEGEWRVVYVAKFEDAVYVLHAFQKKTQKPPKTDIEIAARRYRQIGG, encoded by the coding sequence ATGAAACCCCTCCGCTTCATTGGCTCCGCGCAGGACGATTTGCGTAACTTCCCTGCTGAGGCTCGGCGCCATGCCGGATTTGAGTTGGATGCCATACAGCGCGGGTTGATGCCCTCGGACTTCAAACCGCTGGTAACCGTCGGGCCCGGGGCCTATGAAGTGCGCATCCACGTTGAAGGGGAGTGGCGCGTGGTCTACGTGGCGAAGTTCGAGGATGCAGTGTACGTACTGCACGCTTTCCAGAAAAAGACACAGAAGCCCCCCAAGACGGACATTGAGATTGCAGCGCGCCGCTACCGGCAAATCGGAGGTTGA
- a CDS encoding helix-turn-helix domain-containing protein, whose protein sequence is MNETIIESSGNVFTDLGFSSEEATLLKLRADLMASLRETIEARGWTQAQAATVLGIGQPRVSDLVRGKWDKFSLDMLMALAVRAGMHPRLALEAA, encoded by the coding sequence ATGAATGAAACCATCATCGAATCGAGCGGCAACGTGTTTACCGATCTCGGCTTTTCCAGCGAAGAGGCTACGCTGCTCAAGCTGCGTGCGGACCTCATGGCATCGCTGCGCGAGACGATCGAGGCGCGTGGCTGGACGCAAGCACAGGCAGCGACAGTATTGGGCATCGGTCAGCCGCGCGTATCCGACCTGGTGCGCGGCAAATGGGACAAGTTCAGCCTCGATATGTTGATGGCTCTTGCGGTCAGGGCCGGAATGCATCCACGCTTGGCGCTCGAAGCCGCATAA
- a CDS encoding IS5 family transposase (programmed frameshift): MAKRVESWVVTDEFWRRVEPLIPARSAADKIYVRKPGAGRPPKPARLVFEAIVYVLRTGCQWKALPKERFGSASAIHKRFLEWEAAGFFQALWKAGLAEYDQMQGIAWRWQSVDGAMMKAPLAQQAVGPNPTDRGKKRGSKRHLLVDGRGVPLSLVVTGANVHDCKRLDEVLTTIVVRRKGPPHRRNKHLCADAGYRGAEHLRTIERNGYIPHVVGRRTEADIKQHDPTKKARRWVVEVCHSWFNRFRKLLVRYEKLERSFVALNHLAAAIIAFRKVPASVNIIYG; the protein is encoded by the exons TTGGCCAAACGTGTTGAGTCGTGGGTGGTGACCGATGAGTTCTGGCGGCGGGTGGAGCCGTTGATTCCTGCGCGCTCGGCCGCAGACAAGATCTATGTACGCAAGCCAGGGGCTGGCCGGCCACCCAAGCCGGCTCGGCTGGTGTTCGAGGCGATCGTCTACGTGCTGCGCACGGGCTGCCAGTGGAAAGCGCTACCCAAGGAGCGCTTCGGCAGTGCAAGCGCCATCCACAAGCGATTCCTTGAGTGGGAGGCCGCGGGATTTTTCCAAGCCCTGTGGAAGGCGGGCCTGGCCGAGTACGACCAGATGCAGGGCATTGCCTGGCGCTGGCAGAGTGTCGACGGCGCGATGATGAAAGCGCCGCTAGCGCAGCAAGCCGTCGGCCCCAACCCGACCGATCGGGGAAAAAAAAG AGGCAGCAAGCGCCACCTGTTGGTGGACGGCCGTGGTGTCCCGTTGTCGCTCGTCGTGACCGGGGCGAACGTCCATGACTGCAAGCGGCTTGACGAGGTGCTCACCACCATCGTCGTCAGGCGCAAGGGGCCGCCGCATCGGCGAAACAAGCATCTGTGCGCCGACGCGGGCTACCGTGGGGCCGAGCACCTTCGCACTATCGAGCGCAACGGCTACATCCCTCATGTCGTCGGTCGACGTACCGAAGCCGACATCAAGCAGCACGATCCGACCAAGAAGGCACGGCGCTGGGTCGTCGAGGTCTGCCATAGCTGGTTCAATCGCTTCCGCAAGCTGCTCGTGCGCTACGAGAAACTCGAGCGTAGCTTCGTCGCCCTCAACCACCTTGCCGCGGCAATCATCGCCTTTCGCAAAGTACCTGCCAGCGTCAATATAATTTACGGATAA
- a CDS encoding glycosyltransferase: protein MNLSTPCRIAVLIPCLNEAQTITDVVSDFQRVLPDALIYVFDNNSTDDTVKCAREAGAMIREVRLRGKGNVIRRMFADVEADIYVMVDGDGTYAAEAAVQMIEKLRTEGLDMVVGARKSEEQAAYRFGHQFGNILLTRCVASVFGDTFTDMLSGYRVFSRRYVKSFPAHASGFETETELTVHALELRMPVGEITTVYKARPEGSASKLNTYRDGFRILVMIARLFRTEKPLTFFSLGAAICALFSIVLAIPLFVTYLQIGLVPRYPTAMLCAALMLLGMLFLVCGLILDTVTRGRIEAKQLAYLMIPGPGS from the coding sequence ATGAACCTCTCAACGCCGTGTCGTATTGCTGTTCTGATTCCATGTCTGAATGAAGCTCAAACCATTACGGACGTTGTCAGCGACTTTCAACGTGTGCTACCCGATGCATTGATATACGTGTTTGATAACAATTCGACTGACGACACTGTCAAATGCGCGCGTGAAGCTGGTGCGATGATTCGAGAGGTGCGTCTGCGAGGCAAGGGGAACGTGATTCGCCGCATGTTCGCCGATGTTGAGGCGGACATTTACGTCATGGTTGACGGTGATGGCACCTACGCTGCTGAAGCGGCGGTGCAGATGATCGAGAAACTGCGAACTGAAGGACTCGATATGGTCGTCGGAGCGCGGAAAAGCGAAGAGCAGGCCGCTTATCGATTCGGGCATCAGTTCGGCAACATCTTACTTACTCGATGCGTCGCATCGGTGTTTGGCGACACGTTCACAGATATGCTCTCGGGTTACCGTGTATTCTCCCGGCGCTACGTCAAGTCATTCCCCGCACATGCATCTGGCTTCGAGACAGAAACTGAGCTGACCGTGCATGCCCTGGAACTACGAATGCCCGTGGGGGAAATCACTACCGTCTACAAGGCGCGTCCCGAAGGATCCGCCAGTAAGCTCAATACCTATCGCGATGGATTCCGTATCCTCGTCATGATCGCCAGGCTTTTCAGAACTGAGAAACCATTGACGTTTTTTTCGTTGGGCGCGGCAATCTGTGCGCTGTTTTCTATCGTACTTGCTATTCCATTGTTCGTTACCTATCTCCAAATTGGACTTGTTCCGCGATATCCAACAGCCATGTTGTGTGCCGCGCTTATGTTGCTCGGCATGTTGTTTCTTGTCTGTGGCTTGATTCTTGATACCGTGACCCGCGGTCGCATCGAGGCGAAACAGCTTGCCTATTTAATGATTCCTGGGCCTGGTTCTTGA
- a CDS encoding GtrA family protein has product MINRQFALFAIAGAIGFLVDVAVLYAALACGFNFFSGRGLSFLAAVWTTWVINRRHAFRQQAAKSIFAEWWRYFCSMLGGASVNYVTYSLIVIHLHNGRFVPLIGVAFGSIAGIFVNFFAAKHWVFRR; this is encoded by the coding sequence ATGATCAACAGGCAGTTTGCGCTGTTTGCGATTGCAGGAGCAATTGGCTTTTTAGTGGATGTCGCGGTGCTCTACGCGGCGCTCGCCTGTGGATTCAATTTTTTTTCGGGAAGAGGATTGTCCTTTCTTGCTGCAGTCTGGACAACCTGGGTCATCAATCGTCGCCATGCGTTTCGCCAGCAAGCCGCGAAATCAATTTTTGCCGAATGGTGGCGCTACTTTTGTTCGATGCTTGGTGGCGCAAGCGTCAACTATGTGACCTACTCACTTATCGTCATCCACCTTCACAACGGACGCTTTGTACCTCTCATTGGGGTGGCGTTCGGATCTATCGCGGGAATATTCGTGAATTTTTTCGCGGCGAAGCACTGGGTGTTCAGGCGATAA
- a CDS encoding nucleoside-diphosphate sugar epimerase/dehydratase has translation MNPRSLVATLHDLFAAAIAWLLAYWFRFNLDAPYQYAQMMWSYLVWVVPVQGVAFYGFGLYRGIWRFASIPDLRRIVLAVGVSALAVPMVLFMVNRLVDVPRSVLVLDPILLVLIMGGSRFFYRAWKDGALVSPGQLNAAPVIIMGAGTAAAALLRDLVRNPNWRAVALLDDDPRKLGSNILNVPIVGGFADIAAQAKRFGTEHAIVAMSSVSAGVRRRATEMAVDAGLKVMILPPPSDLLDGKVSVSQMRRVELEDLLGRDPVQLDDAGLSSLFVGQVVLVSGAGGSIGSELCRQIGRYAPSRVVFLELSEFALYRIEQEFSTIFPKIAGAYIVSDVKDAALLESVFAEYKPAIVFHAAAYKHVPLMENFNAWQAVRNNVQGTLCLARAAVRHGVREFVLISTDKAVNPTNVMGATKRLAERVCQVIQSISPSTRFVMVRFGNVLGSSGSVIPKFREQIAAGGPVTVTHREITRYFMLIPEACQLVLQAALQASQGEEGGRIVVLDMGEPVRIYDLARDMIRLSGYTESEIRIEVTGLRPGEKLYEELLADSEHTLATPHPKLRVAKPDHSANESWLQEIDAWLAMPFYGEAETKQRLKHYVPEYSPAV, from the coding sequence TTGAATCCTCGATCTTTAGTCGCAACGCTGCACGATCTCTTTGCTGCCGCCATCGCGTGGCTTTTGGCTTATTGGTTCCGCTTCAATTTGGACGCGCCATACCAGTATGCGCAAATGATGTGGTCCTACCTTGTCTGGGTGGTGCCAGTTCAAGGCGTTGCGTTTTATGGTTTCGGCTTATATCGCGGTATTTGGCGCTTTGCCAGCATTCCGGATTTGCGGCGAATCGTGCTGGCCGTTGGTGTATCGGCGCTGGCGGTGCCTATGGTTTTGTTCATGGTCAACCGTTTGGTCGATGTTCCACGTTCGGTGCTGGTTCTCGATCCTATTTTGTTGGTTCTGATTATGGGGGGAAGCCGCTTCTTCTATCGAGCCTGGAAGGATGGGGCCTTGGTTTCGCCAGGCCAGCTGAATGCGGCTCCGGTAATCATTATGGGAGCAGGCACGGCGGCTGCGGCGTTGTTGCGCGATTTGGTTCGTAATCCGAATTGGCGGGCTGTAGCCTTGCTTGACGATGATCCGCGCAAGCTGGGGTCGAACATTCTCAATGTTCCCATCGTGGGCGGTTTTGCTGATATCGCGGCGCAGGCGAAGCGTTTCGGAACTGAACATGCCATCGTGGCGATGTCGTCGGTCTCTGCGGGCGTGCGCCGCCGCGCTACCGAGATGGCCGTCGATGCCGGACTCAAGGTAATGATCTTGCCACCGCCTAGCGATCTGCTCGATGGCAAGGTCTCGGTATCGCAAATGCGCCGTGTCGAACTGGAAGACTTGCTGGGGCGCGACCCGGTGCAGCTTGATGATGCTGGCCTTTCCAGTTTGTTTGTGGGGCAGGTCGTGTTAGTTAGCGGGGCGGGCGGTTCCATCGGTTCCGAGTTGTGTCGTCAGATCGGCCGTTATGCACCTTCTCGCGTTGTTTTCCTAGAGCTATCCGAGTTTGCCTTGTACCGGATCGAGCAAGAGTTCTCGACGATCTTCCCCAAAATTGCGGGGGCATACATAGTTAGCGATGTCAAAGATGCGGCATTGCTCGAGTCCGTTTTTGCCGAATATAAGCCAGCGATCGTGTTTCATGCCGCAGCCTATAAGCACGTGCCATTGATGGAAAATTTCAATGCATGGCAAGCTGTGCGCAACAATGTACAAGGCACGCTTTGCCTTGCGCGCGCGGCTGTCCGGCACGGCGTGCGAGAATTTGTGCTGATCTCGACAGACAAAGCGGTTAATCCGACCAATGTTATGGGCGCTACCAAACGTCTGGCCGAGCGCGTCTGCCAGGTCATCCAATCAATATCCCCTTCCACACGGTTTGTGATGGTGCGTTTTGGCAATGTCCTGGGCAGCAGCGGCAGTGTCATTCCCAAATTTCGAGAACAGATTGCTGCCGGCGGCCCCGTTACCGTGACGCATCGCGAAATCACACGCTATTTCATGTTGATCCCAGAAGCTTGTCAGCTTGTGCTGCAGGCCGCGTTGCAGGCGAGCCAAGGGGAAGAGGGAGGGCGCATCGTCGTGCTCGACATGGGTGAACCTGTTCGCATTTATGATCTAGCGCGGGACATGATCCGTTTGTCCGGCTACACCGAAAGTGAAATCCGAATCGAAGTCACCGGGTTGCGTCCAGGTGAAAAGCTTTACGAAGAACTGCTGGCTGACAGCGAACACACGCTGGCGACACCACATCCGAAACTTCGCGTCGCAAAGCCAGATCACTCGGCGAACGAGTCATGGTTGCAAGAGATAGACGCTTGGCTAGCGATGCCGTTTTACGGGGAAGCGGAGACCAAGCAGCGACTAAAGCACTATGTGCCTGAATATTCTCCCGCAGTATAG
- a CDS encoding sugar transferase, with amino-acid sequence MIRVLDVIFAFFGLVFGSPVLVVLTVMGLFDTGSPFFLQTRVGRHQRPFTLLKFRTMRPDTASVATHLADASAITPLGGFLRRSKLDELPQLWNVLRGDMSLVGPRPCLFNQTELIAARAAQGVFEARPGITGLAQVNGIDMSTPQLLAETDRKMLAELNIAMYFRYLLMTVLGKGSGDRIRKS; translated from the coding sequence ATGATCCGCGTTCTCGATGTGATATTTGCTTTTTTCGGCCTGGTTTTCGGCTCGCCTGTCCTGGTCGTCCTGACCGTTATGGGGTTGTTCGACACCGGTTCGCCCTTTTTTCTCCAGACACGGGTCGGGCGGCATCAGCGCCCCTTCACACTGTTGAAATTCAGGACGATGCGACCCGATACGGCTTCGGTGGCGACGCATCTGGCCGATGCTTCCGCCATTACGCCGCTTGGCGGATTTCTGCGCCGCTCCAAGCTGGACGAGCTGCCCCAGCTATGGAATGTCTTGCGTGGGGACATGAGTCTGGTCGGGCCGCGCCCCTGCCTGTTCAACCAGACCGAATTGATCGCCGCCCGCGCGGCGCAGGGCGTGTTTGAGGCTCGACCAGGCATTACCGGGCTGGCGCAGGTCAACGGCATCGACATGTCCACCCCTCAATTGCTGGCCGAGACAGACCGTAAAATGCTTGCTGAATTGAATATTGCTATGTACTTCCGCTATCTGCTGATGACAGTTCTCGGCAAGGGTAGCGGAGATCGGATTAGAAAATCTTGA
- a CDS encoding SDR family oxidoreductase — protein sequence MGLRVLVTGASGFVGQAFCSEWAARGGEVVAALRTSRTFSRKITPVVVGDLAEDVDWRGALQGVDVVVHLAARVHVMRDTASDPLAAFRKVNVEGTRNLARQAAEAGVKRFVFLSSVKVNGESTPLGRAFTTDDVPAPEDAYGMSKLETEQALRELCARTGMEFVVIRPPLVYGPGVRGNFQAMLRAVRRGIPLPLGAVDNRRSLVALDNLVDLIATCLAHPAAANQVFMVSDAEVVSTTVLLRKVAAAYGLPGRLVPVPASWLRFCAASLGKCPAADRLLGSLVVDVSKTRAMLGWTPVVSMDDQLKKMAK from the coding sequence ATGGGCCTTCGTGTATTGGTGACCGGCGCGTCCGGTTTTGTCGGCCAGGCGTTTTGCAGCGAGTGGGCGGCGCGCGGGGGGGAGGTCGTGGCCGCGCTGAGAACGTCGCGGACGTTTTCCAGGAAGATCACGCCGGTGGTTGTCGGCGACCTCGCGGAGGATGTCGATTGGCGCGGCGCCTTGCAGGGAGTGGATGTGGTCGTGCACCTGGCGGCGCGCGTTCATGTAATGCGCGATACGGCTAGCGATCCTCTCGCCGCGTTTCGCAAGGTCAATGTCGAAGGCACGCGTAACCTGGCAAGGCAGGCAGCCGAGGCCGGCGTGAAGCGCTTCGTGTTTCTGAGTAGTGTCAAGGTCAATGGGGAGTCCACGCCGCTAGGCCGGGCATTTACGACCGATGACGTCCCCGCGCCCGAAGACGCCTACGGCATGTCCAAGCTGGAGACCGAACAAGCCTTGCGGGAGCTGTGCGCGCGGACTGGCATGGAGTTCGTCGTGATCCGCCCGCCGCTGGTATATGGCCCAGGGGTCCGAGGAAATTTCCAGGCTATGCTGCGCGCCGTTCGGCGCGGCATTCCGTTGCCTTTGGGGGCGGTCGATAATCGCCGCAGTCTGGTCGCGCTGGACAATCTGGTCGACTTAATCGCGACCTGCCTGGCGCACCCGGCCGCGGCAAACCAGGTGTTCATGGTGTCCGATGCGGAAGTGGTCTCGACTACCGTATTGCTGCGTAAAGTCGCGGCCGCCTACGGCCTGCCGGGACGCCTAGTTCCGGTGCCCGCGAGCTGGCTGCGCTTTTGCGCCGCGTCGCTGGGAAAGTGTCCGGCGGCTGATCGCCTGCTGGGGTCGCTGGTGGTCGATGTGTCAAAAACGCGCGCTATGCTCGGCTGGACGCCTGTCGTATCCATGGATGATCAATTAAAAAAGATGGCCAAATGA
- a CDS encoding glycosyltransferase, with product MLNDLGSSLSLTVRGPDARREIVPKIAVCLAAYNGVGWLPEQMRSILDQRGVAPTVFVSVDASSDGTEAWIDAYASRDARVVVLPHGDRFGSAGRNFFRLLRDVDFSDYDYMCFADQDDLWLQDKLERACASIRESDADAYSSNVTAFWPDGRRLLIDKAQRQRKWDFLFEAAGPGCTYVLSSRLAQAAQARVRACWPDMQAVALHDWFVYAFARSQGFRWVMDASPGLLYRQHGNNEMGANAGWATIKRRLAKVFDGWWLEQAALIARLVGQDDAPVVRRGLHGGRLGLLWLAMQAGSCRRRAMDRVAFFLFCAVLSVVGRHAGKGC from the coding sequence TTGCTTAATGATTTGGGTAGCTCGTTATCGTTGACCGTAAGAGGACCGGACGCGCGGCGTGAGATCGTTCCAAAGATCGCGGTCTGTCTCGCGGCCTATAACGGCGTGGGGTGGCTGCCGGAGCAGATGCGCTCAATCCTTGATCAGCGTGGGGTGGCGCCTACCGTATTCGTCAGTGTCGATGCGTCTTCCGATGGCACGGAAGCCTGGATCGATGCTTATGCCTCGCGGGATGCGCGTGTCGTGGTGCTGCCGCACGGGGACCGTTTCGGCAGTGCGGGCCGCAATTTCTTCCGCTTGTTGCGCGATGTCGATTTTTCGGATTACGACTATATGTGCTTCGCGGATCAGGACGATCTTTGGCTGCAGGACAAGCTCGAGCGGGCCTGCGCCAGCATTCGGGAGAGCGACGCCGATGCGTATTCGAGCAATGTCACGGCATTCTGGCCGGATGGCCGCCGGTTGCTGATAGACAAGGCGCAGCGGCAGCGCAAGTGGGATTTCCTTTTCGAGGCCGCCGGCCCGGGATGCACTTATGTGCTGTCGTCCAGGCTGGCCCAGGCTGCGCAGGCCAGAGTCCGGGCATGCTGGCCGGACATGCAGGCGGTCGCCCTGCATGATTGGTTCGTGTATGCGTTCGCGCGGTCCCAGGGGTTCCGGTGGGTAATGGATGCCTCCCCCGGCTTGCTTTATCGCCAGCACGGCAACAATGAAATGGGAGCCAATGCCGGCTGGGCGACGATCAAGCGCCGTCTGGCCAAGGTATTCGACGGCTGGTGGCTGGAGCAGGCCGCGCTGATCGCGCGGCTGGTCGGCCAGGACGATGCGCCTGTCGTGAGGCGCGGTTTGCACGGCGGCCGATTGGGGTTGCTGTGGCTGGCGATGCAGGCGGGTTCATGCCGCCGTCGGGCGATGGATAGGGTCGCTTTCTTTTTGTTCTGTGCAGTCTTGAGCGTGGTCGGCAGGCATGCGGGAAAGGGGTGTTGA